In Apium graveolens cultivar Ventura chromosome 10, ASM990537v1, whole genome shotgun sequence, the following are encoded in one genomic region:
- the LOC141693386 gene encoding uncharacterized protein LOC141693386, whose translation MSNRISNTVGFARRGEGFFKATDWANELGGTTILEQSVFRNCLSLGCQPAIDVVVIYNPETNIPNGFGFVSDERNKDPQGTGGTFRTNEATSTRLRNALFRLVNALRHRHTGNHPSQNLPRNLVRYIRYQLPSPLREHEFSDYFNNFPPCDFSLITLFENRPCGFGILESTPPRGSYLNEYKGIIEELKRTVYDGLAGASGRYLGRGVTGSRMTHSGRQQRGQRGRGSAASEEIFYRPLNTSCFQLTAPSWARLQSGFQIVPSCVVSSSEVMGRSLGGSPFGGYPNSTQQPGSVNVRQPQPFPQPQPFPQPQSILHSQPRAEVIPRINSPSGAQSSSGIMGEFSGNRLAGQQETNQWPGSTLSFFPYQPTGGVMQSHQQGSGNLFVGYSNSTQQPGSINVSEQSHSVMQPQSYSFFHIQPTDRVIRQPEPSMHLQSTPEPISNAATNTTSGSFGATEQFSGGSLAGGQPTTSIWSRPVGTNRRVQNRDAVYPPEQDTWK comes from the exons ATGTCGAATCGAATCAGTAATACG GTTGGATTTGCAAGACGCGGGGAGGGATTTTTTAAAGCTACAGACTGGGCAAATGAATTAGGTGGTACTACAATTCTGGAGCAAAGTGTATTTCGCAATTGCTTGTCCTTAGGTTGTCAGCCAGCTATTGATGTAGTTGTGATTTACAATCCGGAAACTAACATTCCAAATGGATTTGGATTTGTTTCCGATGAGAGAAACAAAGACCCTCAAGGAACTGGAGGAACCTTCAGAACCAATGAGGCCACTTCCACTAGGCTCAGGAATGCACTGTTTCGTCTTGTTAATGCCCTTAGGCATAGGCATACTGGTAATCATCCGTCTCAGAACTTACCCAGAAATTTAGTCAGATATATTCGGTATCAGCTGCCCTCTCCTCTTAGAGAGCACGAGTTCTCAGACTACTTTAATAATTTCCCACCCTGTGATTTCAGTTTAATCACACTTTTTGAGAATAGGCCATGTGGTTTCGGGATTTTAGAGAGTACTCCTCCTCGTGGTTCTTACTTAAATGAGTATAAAGGGATAATTGAGGAGCTGAAGAGGACAGTATATGATGGATTAGCTGGAGCTTCTGGAAGGTATTTAGGCCGAGGAGTAACTGGAAGTAGGATGACCCACAGTGGGCGACAGCAGAGGGGTCAAAGAGGAAGAGGTTCTGCAGCATCTGAAGAGATTTTCTATAGACCCCTAAACACCTCTTGTTTTCAACTTACAGCCCCATCTTGGGCTCGCTTGCAGAGTGGTTTTCAAATTGTTCCAAGCTGTGTCGTTAGTTCTTCTGAAGTTATGGGCCGATCTCTAGGTGGAAGCCCTTTTGGTGGCTACCCGAATTCAACACAACAGCCAGGAAGTGTAAATGTGAGGCAGCCACAGCCCTTTCCTCAGCCACAGCCCTTCCCTCAGCCACAGTCCATCCTTCATTCTCAACCTCGGGCTGAGGTGATTCCCCGTATAAACAGCCCATCTGGTGCTCAGTCTTCGAGTGGAATTATGGGTGAGTTTTCAGGTAACAGACTTGCTGGCCAACAAGAGACCAATCAATGGCCAGGAAGTACACTTTCCTTCTTTCCTTATCAACCAACAGGTGGAGTGATGCAGAGCCATCAGCAAGGAAGTGGAAACCTTTTTGTTGGCTACTCGAATTCAACACAGCAGCCAGGAAGTATAAATGTTTCTGAGCAGTCACATAGTGTGATGCAGCCCCAGTCATATTCCTTCTTTCATATTCAACCGACAGATAGGGTGATACGTCAGCCAGAGCCTTCCATGCATCTTCAAAGTACACCTGAGCCGATTTCCAATGCTGCTACAAACACAACCAGCGGTTCTTTTGGAGCTACAGAACAGTTTTCCGGTGGGAGCCTTGCTGGTGGCCAACCAACTACTAGTATATGGTCAAGACCTGTTGGTACAAACAGGCGTGTTCAGAATAGAGATGCAGTATACCCTCCTGAACAGGACACGTGGAAGTAG
- the LOC141692495 gene encoding uncharacterized protein LOC141692495 isoform X1, protein MEEEKEASNGNERRVQPDPDSKGKVFEFEVPVTETAPPSIIYKFRRVQPDPESQGERLVQPDPESQAKVFDFDVSLTTTAPTQRKPIIWPSYGSYARWMLIDRRAGSVDPRAAAEKLWRKRAKRLRLAQLQSGNKEDPVNPPEDTYFVT, encoded by the exons ATGGAGGAGGAGAAGGAAGCAAGTAATGGAAACGAAAGGCGTGTGCAACCCGATCCAGATTCCAAAGGGAAAGTATTCGAATTTGAAGTTCCTGTCACCGAAACTGCTCCCCCGAGTATCATATATAAATTCAGGCGTGTGCAACCCGATCCAGAGTCCCAAGGCGAGAGGCTTGTGCAACCCGATCCAGAGTCCCAAGCCAAAGTATTCGATTTTGATGTTTCTCTCACCACAACTGCTCCC ACTCAAAGAAAGCCCATAATTTGGCCAAGTTATGGTTCGTATGCAAGATGGATGCTTATTGATAGACGAGCAG GTTCGGTGGACCCTCGTGCTGCAGCTGAAAAGCTATGGAGGAAGCGTGCAAAGCGGCTTAGACTAGCTCAGTTGCAATCTGGGAACAAGGAAGATCCAGTGAACCCTCCTGAGGATACATACTTTGTAACATAG
- the LOC141692495 gene encoding uncharacterized protein LOC141692495 isoform X2 has protein sequence MEEEKEASNGNERRVQPDPDSKGKVFEFEVPVTETAPPSIIYKFRRVQPDPESQGERLVQPDPESQAKTQRKPIIWPSYGSYARWMLIDRRAGSVDPRAAAEKLWRKRAKRLRLAQLQSGNKEDPVNPPEDTYFVT, from the exons ATGGAGGAGGAGAAGGAAGCAAGTAATGGAAACGAAAGGCGTGTGCAACCCGATCCAGATTCCAAAGGGAAAGTATTCGAATTTGAAGTTCCTGTCACCGAAACTGCTCCCCCGAGTATCATATATAAATTCAGGCGTGTGCAACCCGATCCAGAGTCCCAAGGCGAGAGGCTTGTGCAACCCGATCCAGAGTCCCAAGCCAAA ACTCAAAGAAAGCCCATAATTTGGCCAAGTTATGGTTCGTATGCAAGATGGATGCTTATTGATAGACGAGCAG GTTCGGTGGACCCTCGTGCTGCAGCTGAAAAGCTATGGAGGAAGCGTGCAAAGCGGCTTAGACTAGCTCAGTTGCAATCTGGGAACAAGGAAGATCCAGTGAACCCTCCTGAGGATACATACTTTGTAACATAG